The Lutra lutra chromosome 10, mLutLut1.2, whole genome shotgun sequence genome contains a region encoding:
- the FHIP1B gene encoding FHF complex subunit HOOK interacting protein 1B isoform X8: MERMNWLSRLASRGPGHRVPQGASMQTPVVADPETCLMVFKNHWSQVVRILERQGPRAAPGGADDLSAVRNHTYQMLTLLVEDRAVPSAPTAPGPLLEFALREDLLTRVLAWQLLWDELGDGVEERRAEQLKLFEMLVSEARQPLLRHGPVREALLTLLDACGRPVPSSPALDEGLVLLLSQLCVCLAREPSLLEFFLQPPPEPGAAPRLLLFSRLVPFVHREGTLGQQARDSLLLLMALSAGSPTVGCYIADHSYFCPVLATGLSALYSSLPRKIEVPGDDWHCLRREDWLGVPALALFMSSLEFCNAVIQVAHPLVQKQLVDYIHNGFLVPVMGPALHKTSVEEMIASTAYLELFLRSISEPALLRTFLRFLLLHRHDTHTILDTLVARIGSNSRLCMVSLSLFRTLLNLSCEDVLLQLVLRYLVPCNHVMLSQKPAVRDVDLYGRAADKFLSLIPRCCRHHAPSPPRPEHASWARGPGSPSVDSSSVVTVPRPSTPSRLALFLRQQSLGGSESPVPAPRSPGLAASPASSPGRRPSPVEEPGELEDNYLEYLREARRGVDRCVRACRTWSAPYDGERPPPEPSPVGSRTKKRSLLPEEDRDTVGEGEDEELGSGGLAGGSGEGPGLLPPPQVNGVPGPWPEGAKKVRRVPEEGAGELPEGTSEGMAGLEGFGQELRELEVALSNGGAGSEPLLEPPLPLEEEEAYESFTCPPEPPGPFLSSPLRTLNQLPSQPFTGPFMAVLFAKLENMLQNSVYVNFLLTGLVAQLACHPQPLLRSFLLNTNMVFQPSVKSLLQVLGSVKNKIESFAASQEDFPALLSKAKKYLIARGKLDWAEGPAAGPAPRRSDPLVKSRRPSLGELLLRHAHSPTRARQAAQLVLQPGRDGAGLGLGGGSPGASTPVLPPRGGAPERQGEALRVKNAVYCAVIFPEFLKELAAISQAHAVTSPFLLDTSEEGSGPPVSGFGPLNP; the protein is encoded by the exons ATGGAGAGGATGAACTGGCTGAGCAGACTGGCCTCCCGGGGCCCTGGGCACCGTGTACCTCAGGGGGCCAGTATGCAGACCCCTGTTGTGGCTGATCCTGAGACCTGCCTCATGGTCTTCAAAAATCACTGGTCCCAG gtGGTGCGTATCTTGGAGCGGCAAGGCCCTCGGGCAGCTCCTGGGGGTGCGGATGATCTCAGTGCTGTGCGCAACCACACGTACCAGATGTTGACACTGCTGGTAGAAGATCGTGCCGTCCCCTCAGCCCCTACGGCCCCTGGGCCCTTGCTGGAGTTTGCTCTGCGTGAGGACCTGCTAACCCGTGTGTTGGCGTGGCAGCTTCTGTGGGATGAGCTTGGGGATGGGGTTGAGGAACGGCGAGCTGAGCAACTGAAGCTGTTTGAGATGCTAGTGAGTGAAGCTCGCCAGCCACTGTTGCGACATGGTCCAGTTCGTGAGGCTCTGCTGACCTTGCTGGATGCCTGTGGCCGTCCTGTGCCCAGTAGCCCAGCACTGGATGAAGGCCTGGTGCTACTTCTCAgccagctgtgtgtgtgtctggcccGGGAGCCTTCATTGCTCGAGTTCTTCCTACAGCCACCTCCTGAGCCTGGAGCTGCCCCCCGTCTTCTCCTCTTTTCTCGCCTCGTTCCTTTCGTCCATCGAGAGGGCACGCTGGGCCAGCAGGCTCGTGACTCCCTACTCCTGCTGATGGCTCTGTCGGCTGGGAGTCCCACTGTGGGCTGCTACATTGCAGATCACTCTTATTTCTGCCCG GTGCTGGCCACAGGGCTGAGTGCCCTGTACTCCTCACTGCCCCGAAAGATTGAGGTTCCGGGGGATGATTGGCACTGCCTGCGACGGGAAGACTGGCTGGGCGTGCCAGCCCTTGCGCTGTTCATGAGTTCCCTAGAATTCTGCAATGCAGTCATTCAG GTGGCTCACCCTTTGGTGCAGAAGCAGCTAGTTGATTATATCCATAATGGGTTTCTAGTGCCTGTCATGGGCCCTGCCTTGCACAAG ACCTCTGTGGAGGAGATGATTGCCAGTACCGCCTATCTGGAACTTTTCCTGCGGAGTATCTCAGAGCCTGCTTTGCTCCGTACCTTCCTGCGATTCCTGCTGTTACACCGGCATGACACCCACACCATCCTTGACACCCTCGTTGCCCGTATCGGCAGCAACTCCCGG ctctGCATGGTCTCTCTGAGTCTCTTCAGGACCCTACTGAACCTCAGTTGTGAGGATGTCCTGCTGCAGCTGGTTCTCAG GTATCTTGTCCCATGTAACCATGTGATGCTGAGCCAGAAGCCAGCTGTACGTGATGTGGACCTATATGGACGAGCGGCAGACAAGTTTCTCTCCCTAATCCCCCGCTGTTGTCGGCATCATGCCCCTAGCCCACCCCGTCCAGAGCATGCCTCATGGGCACGAG GCCCTGGAAGCCCAAGTGTTGACTCCTCTTCTGTGGTGACAGTGCCCCGGCCCTCCACACCATCTCGTCTGGCCCTGTTCTTGCGACAGCAGAGTCTGGGTGGCTCGGAATCCCCAGTTCCAGCCCCTCGCTCACCAGGGCTTGCTGcatccccagcctccagccctggCCGAAGGCCTAGCCCTGTGGAGGAGCCTGGTGAGCTGGAAGACAATTACCTGGAGTATCTGCGTGAGGCACGCCGTGGTGTGGACCGGTGTGTCCGAGCCTGCCGTACCTGGTCTGCCCCGTATGATGGCGAGCGGCCCCCTCCTGAGCCCAGTCCTGTTGGCTCCCGGACTAAGAAACGCAGCCTACTGCCTGAGGAGGACAGGGAcactgtgggggaaggggaggatgaagagctggggagtggggggcttgCTGGGGGTTCAGGGGAGggccctggcctcctgccccctccccaggtcaATGGGGTGCCAGGACCATGGCCTGAGGGGGCCAAGAAGGTTCGTCGGGTACctgaggagggagctggggaacTGCCAGAGGGCACCTCCGAGGGCATGGCAGGACTAGAGGGCTTTGGGCAGGAGCTCCGGGAACTGGAAGTGGCATTGAGCAATGGGGGGGCTGGCTCAGAACCCCTGCTAGAGCCTCCACTACCtcttgaggaggaggaggcctaTGAGAGCTTCACCTGTCCCCCTGAGCCCCCTGGCCCCTTCCTCAGCAGCCCTTTGCGGACTCTCAACCAGCTGCCAAGCCAGCCCTTCACTG GCCCCTTCATGGCTGTGCTCTTTGCCAAACTCGAGAACATGCTGCAGAACTCCGTCTATGTCAACTTCCTGCTGACGGGGCTGGTGGCCCAGCTGGCCTgtcacccccagcccctgctccgcTCTTTCCTGCTCAACACCAACATGGTCTTCCAGCCCAGTGTCAAGTCCCTGCTGCAG GTGCTGGGTTCTGTGAAGAATAAAATTGAGAGCTTTGCGGCCTCCCAGGAGGACTTCCCAGCACTGCTATCCAAAGCCAAGAAGTACCTCATTGCCCGTGGCAAGTTGGACTGGGCTGAAGGCCCTGCAGCAGGACCTGCCCCCCGCCGCTCTGATCCCTTAG TGAAGAGCCGGAGGCCGTCCTTGGGGGAGTTGCTCCTGCGGCATGCACACAGTCCAACCAGGGCCCGGCAGGCGGCACAGTTGGTTCTTCAGCCTGGGAGAGACGGCGCAGGACTTGGCCTAGGTGGGGGCTCCCCTGGGGCTTCAACTCCAGTTCTGCCCCCTCGGGGTGGGGCCCCAGAGCGCCAAGGTGAGGCTCTGCGAGTCAAGAATGCGGTCTACTGTGCAGTCATTTTCCCTGAGTTTCTCAAGGAATTGGCTGCCATCTCCCAAGCCCATGCTGTCACCTCGCCTTTCTTGTTGGATACTTCAGAGGAGGGATCTGGCCCTCCTGTCTCAGGCTTCGGGCCCCTCAATCCTTAA
- the FHIP1B gene encoding FHF complex subunit HOOK interacting protein 1B isoform X7 — protein sequence MERMNWLSRLASRGPGHRVPQGASMQTPVVADPETCLMVFKNHWSQSFFLFLQVVRILERQGPRAAPGGADDLSAVRNHTYQMLTLLVEDRAVPSAPTAPGPLLEFALREDLLTRVLAWQLLWDELGDGVEERRAEQLKLFEMLVSEARQPLLRHGPVREALLTLLDACGRPVPSSPALDEGLVLLLSQLCVCLAREPSLLEFFLQPPPEPGAAPRLLLFSRLVPFVHREGTLGQQARDSLLLLMALSAGSPTVGCYIADHSYFCPVLATGLSALYSSLPRKIEVPGDDWHCLRREDWLGVPALALFMSSLEFCNAVIQTSVEEMIASTAYLELFLRSISEPALLRTFLRFLLLHRHDTHTILDTLVARIGSNSRVWPLPLSWLTWLCMVSLSLFRTLLNLSCEDVLLQLVLRYLVPCNHVMLSQKPAVRDVDLYGRAADKFLSLIPRCCRHHAPSPPRPEHASWARGGPSREAGRREDTTGPGSPSVDSSSVVTVPRPSTPSRLALFLRQQSLGGSESPVPAPRSPGLAASPASSPGRRPSPVEEPGELEDNYLEYLREARRGVDRCVRACRTWSAPYDGERPPPEPSPVGSRTKKRSLLPEEDRDTVGEGEDEELGSGGLAGGSGEGPGLLPPPQVNGVPGPWPEGAKKVRRVPEEGAGELPEGTSEGMAGLEGFGQELRELEVALSNGGAGSEPLLEPPLPLEEEEAYESFTCPPEPPGPFLSSPLRTLNQLPSQPFTGPFMAVLFAKLENMLQNSVYVNFLLTGLVAQLACHPQPLLRSFLLNTNMVFQPSVKSLLQVLGSVKNKIESFAASQEDFPALLSKAKKYLIARGKLDWAEGPAAGPAPRRSDPLVKSRRPSLGELLLRHAHSPTRARQAAQLVLQPGRDGAGLGLGGGSPGASTPVLPPRGGAPERQGEALRVKNAVYCAVIFPEFLKELAAISQAHAVTSPFLLDTSEEGSGPPVSGFGPLNP from the exons ATGGAGAGGATGAACTGGCTGAGCAGACTGGCCTCCCGGGGCCCTGGGCACCGTGTACCTCAGGGGGCCAGTATGCAGACCCCTGTTGTGGCTGATCCTGAGACCTGCCTCATGGTCTTCAAAAATCACTGGTCCCAG tctttttttctgtttcttcaggtGGTGCGTATCTTGGAGCGGCAAGGCCCTCGGGCAGCTCCTGGGGGTGCGGATGATCTCAGTGCTGTGCGCAACCACACGTACCAGATGTTGACACTGCTGGTAGAAGATCGTGCCGTCCCCTCAGCCCCTACGGCCCCTGGGCCCTTGCTGGAGTTTGCTCTGCGTGAGGACCTGCTAACCCGTGTGTTGGCGTGGCAGCTTCTGTGGGATGAGCTTGGGGATGGGGTTGAGGAACGGCGAGCTGAGCAACTGAAGCTGTTTGAGATGCTAGTGAGTGAAGCTCGCCAGCCACTGTTGCGACATGGTCCAGTTCGTGAGGCTCTGCTGACCTTGCTGGATGCCTGTGGCCGTCCTGTGCCCAGTAGCCCAGCACTGGATGAAGGCCTGGTGCTACTTCTCAgccagctgtgtgtgtgtctggcccGGGAGCCTTCATTGCTCGAGTTCTTCCTACAGCCACCTCCTGAGCCTGGAGCTGCCCCCCGTCTTCTCCTCTTTTCTCGCCTCGTTCCTTTCGTCCATCGAGAGGGCACGCTGGGCCAGCAGGCTCGTGACTCCCTACTCCTGCTGATGGCTCTGTCGGCTGGGAGTCCCACTGTGGGCTGCTACATTGCAGATCACTCTTATTTCTGCCCG GTGCTGGCCACAGGGCTGAGTGCCCTGTACTCCTCACTGCCCCGAAAGATTGAGGTTCCGGGGGATGATTGGCACTGCCTGCGACGGGAAGACTGGCTGGGCGTGCCAGCCCTTGCGCTGTTCATGAGTTCCCTAGAATTCTGCAATGCAGTCATTCAG ACCTCTGTGGAGGAGATGATTGCCAGTACCGCCTATCTGGAACTTTTCCTGCGGAGTATCTCAGAGCCTGCTTTGCTCCGTACCTTCCTGCGATTCCTGCTGTTACACCGGCATGACACCCACACCATCCTTGACACCCTCGTTGCCCGTATCGGCAGCAACTCCCGGGTATGGCCCCTACCTCTGTCCTGGCTTACCTGG ctctGCATGGTCTCTCTGAGTCTCTTCAGGACCCTACTGAACCTCAGTTGTGAGGATGTCCTGCTGCAGCTGGTTCTCAG GTATCTTGTCCCATGTAACCATGTGATGCTGAGCCAGAAGCCAGCTGTACGTGATGTGGACCTATATGGACGAGCGGCAGACAAGTTTCTCTCCCTAATCCCCCGCTGTTGTCGGCATCATGCCCCTAGCCCACCCCGTCCAGAGCATGCCTCATGGGCACGAGGTGGGcctagcagagaggcagggagaagggaggacacCACGG GCCCTGGAAGCCCAAGTGTTGACTCCTCTTCTGTGGTGACAGTGCCCCGGCCCTCCACACCATCTCGTCTGGCCCTGTTCTTGCGACAGCAGAGTCTGGGTGGCTCGGAATCCCCAGTTCCAGCCCCTCGCTCACCAGGGCTTGCTGcatccccagcctccagccctggCCGAAGGCCTAGCCCTGTGGAGGAGCCTGGTGAGCTGGAAGACAATTACCTGGAGTATCTGCGTGAGGCACGCCGTGGTGTGGACCGGTGTGTCCGAGCCTGCCGTACCTGGTCTGCCCCGTATGATGGCGAGCGGCCCCCTCCTGAGCCCAGTCCTGTTGGCTCCCGGACTAAGAAACGCAGCCTACTGCCTGAGGAGGACAGGGAcactgtgggggaaggggaggatgaagagctggggagtggggggcttgCTGGGGGTTCAGGGGAGggccctggcctcctgccccctccccaggtcaATGGGGTGCCAGGACCATGGCCTGAGGGGGCCAAGAAGGTTCGTCGGGTACctgaggagggagctggggaacTGCCAGAGGGCACCTCCGAGGGCATGGCAGGACTAGAGGGCTTTGGGCAGGAGCTCCGGGAACTGGAAGTGGCATTGAGCAATGGGGGGGCTGGCTCAGAACCCCTGCTAGAGCCTCCACTACCtcttgaggaggaggaggcctaTGAGAGCTTCACCTGTCCCCCTGAGCCCCCTGGCCCCTTCCTCAGCAGCCCTTTGCGGACTCTCAACCAGCTGCCAAGCCAGCCCTTCACTG GCCCCTTCATGGCTGTGCTCTTTGCCAAACTCGAGAACATGCTGCAGAACTCCGTCTATGTCAACTTCCTGCTGACGGGGCTGGTGGCCCAGCTGGCCTgtcacccccagcccctgctccgcTCTTTCCTGCTCAACACCAACATGGTCTTCCAGCCCAGTGTCAAGTCCCTGCTGCAG GTGCTGGGTTCTGTGAAGAATAAAATTGAGAGCTTTGCGGCCTCCCAGGAGGACTTCCCAGCACTGCTATCCAAAGCCAAGAAGTACCTCATTGCCCGTGGCAAGTTGGACTGGGCTGAAGGCCCTGCAGCAGGACCTGCCCCCCGCCGCTCTGATCCCTTAG TGAAGAGCCGGAGGCCGTCCTTGGGGGAGTTGCTCCTGCGGCATGCACACAGTCCAACCAGGGCCCGGCAGGCGGCACAGTTGGTTCTTCAGCCTGGGAGAGACGGCGCAGGACTTGGCCTAGGTGGGGGCTCCCCTGGGGCTTCAACTCCAGTTCTGCCCCCTCGGGGTGGGGCCCCAGAGCGCCAAGGTGAGGCTCTGCGAGTCAAGAATGCGGTCTACTGTGCAGTCATTTTCCCTGAGTTTCTCAAGGAATTGGCTGCCATCTCCCAAGCCCATGCTGTCACCTCGCCTTTCTTGTTGGATACTTCAGAGGAGGGATCTGGCCCTCCTGTCTCAGGCTTCGGGCCCCTCAATCCTTAA
- the FHIP1B gene encoding FHF complex subunit HOOK interacting protein 1B isoform X10 — MERMNWLSRLASRGPGHRVPQGASMQTPVVADPETCLMVFKNHWSQSFFLFLQVVRILERQGPRAAPGGADDLSAVRNHTYQMLTLLVEDRAVPSAPTAPGPLLEFALREDLLTRVLAWQLLWDELGDGVEERRAEQLKLFEMLVSEARQPLLRHGPVREALLTLLDACGRPVPSSPALDEGLVLLLSQLCVCLAREPSLLEFFLQPPPEPGAAPRLLLFSRLVPFVHREGTLGQQARDSLLLLMALSAGSPTVGCYIADHSYFCPVLATGLSALYSSLPRKIEVPGDDWHCLRREDWLGVPALALFMSSLEFCNAVIQVAHPLVQKQLVDYIHNGFLVPVMGPALHKTSVEEMIASTAYLELFLRSISEPALLRTFLRFLLLHRHDTHTILDTLVARIGSNSRVWPLPLSWLTWLCMVSLSLFRTLLNLSCEDVLLQLVLRYLVPCNHVMLSQKPAVRDVDLYGRAADKFLSLIPRCCRHHAPSPPRPEHASWARGGPSREAGRREDTTGPGSPSVDSSSVVTVPRPSTPSRLALFLRQQSLGGSESPVPAPRSPGLAASPASSPGRRPSPVEEPGPFMAVLFAKLENMLQNSVYVNFLLTGLVAQLACHPQPLLRSFLLNTNMVFQPSVKSLLQVLGSVKNKIESFAASQEDFPALLSKAKKYLIARGKLDWAEGPAAGPAPRRSDPLVKSRRPSLGELLLRHAHSPTRARQAAQLVLQPGRDGAGLGLGGGSPGASTPVLPPRGGAPERQGEALRVKNAVYCAVIFPEFLKELAAISQAHAVTSPFLLDTSEEGSGPPVSGFGPLNP; from the exons ATGGAGAGGATGAACTGGCTGAGCAGACTGGCCTCCCGGGGCCCTGGGCACCGTGTACCTCAGGGGGCCAGTATGCAGACCCCTGTTGTGGCTGATCCTGAGACCTGCCTCATGGTCTTCAAAAATCACTGGTCCCAG tctttttttctgtttcttcaggtGGTGCGTATCTTGGAGCGGCAAGGCCCTCGGGCAGCTCCTGGGGGTGCGGATGATCTCAGTGCTGTGCGCAACCACACGTACCAGATGTTGACACTGCTGGTAGAAGATCGTGCCGTCCCCTCAGCCCCTACGGCCCCTGGGCCCTTGCTGGAGTTTGCTCTGCGTGAGGACCTGCTAACCCGTGTGTTGGCGTGGCAGCTTCTGTGGGATGAGCTTGGGGATGGGGTTGAGGAACGGCGAGCTGAGCAACTGAAGCTGTTTGAGATGCTAGTGAGTGAAGCTCGCCAGCCACTGTTGCGACATGGTCCAGTTCGTGAGGCTCTGCTGACCTTGCTGGATGCCTGTGGCCGTCCTGTGCCCAGTAGCCCAGCACTGGATGAAGGCCTGGTGCTACTTCTCAgccagctgtgtgtgtgtctggcccGGGAGCCTTCATTGCTCGAGTTCTTCCTACAGCCACCTCCTGAGCCTGGAGCTGCCCCCCGTCTTCTCCTCTTTTCTCGCCTCGTTCCTTTCGTCCATCGAGAGGGCACGCTGGGCCAGCAGGCTCGTGACTCCCTACTCCTGCTGATGGCTCTGTCGGCTGGGAGTCCCACTGTGGGCTGCTACATTGCAGATCACTCTTATTTCTGCCCG GTGCTGGCCACAGGGCTGAGTGCCCTGTACTCCTCACTGCCCCGAAAGATTGAGGTTCCGGGGGATGATTGGCACTGCCTGCGACGGGAAGACTGGCTGGGCGTGCCAGCCCTTGCGCTGTTCATGAGTTCCCTAGAATTCTGCAATGCAGTCATTCAG GTGGCTCACCCTTTGGTGCAGAAGCAGCTAGTTGATTATATCCATAATGGGTTTCTAGTGCCTGTCATGGGCCCTGCCTTGCACAAG ACCTCTGTGGAGGAGATGATTGCCAGTACCGCCTATCTGGAACTTTTCCTGCGGAGTATCTCAGAGCCTGCTTTGCTCCGTACCTTCCTGCGATTCCTGCTGTTACACCGGCATGACACCCACACCATCCTTGACACCCTCGTTGCCCGTATCGGCAGCAACTCCCGGGTATGGCCCCTACCTCTGTCCTGGCTTACCTGG ctctGCATGGTCTCTCTGAGTCTCTTCAGGACCCTACTGAACCTCAGTTGTGAGGATGTCCTGCTGCAGCTGGTTCTCAG GTATCTTGTCCCATGTAACCATGTGATGCTGAGCCAGAAGCCAGCTGTACGTGATGTGGACCTATATGGACGAGCGGCAGACAAGTTTCTCTCCCTAATCCCCCGCTGTTGTCGGCATCATGCCCCTAGCCCACCCCGTCCAGAGCATGCCTCATGGGCACGAGGTGGGcctagcagagaggcagggagaagggaggacacCACGG GCCCTGGAAGCCCAAGTGTTGACTCCTCTTCTGTGGTGACAGTGCCCCGGCCCTCCACACCATCTCGTCTGGCCCTGTTCTTGCGACAGCAGAGTCTGGGTGGCTCGGAATCCCCAGTTCCAGCCCCTCGCTCACCAGGGCTTGCTGcatccccagcctccagccctggCCGAAGGCCTAGCCCTGTGGAGGAGCCTG GCCCCTTCATGGCTGTGCTCTTTGCCAAACTCGAGAACATGCTGCAGAACTCCGTCTATGTCAACTTCCTGCTGACGGGGCTGGTGGCCCAGCTGGCCTgtcacccccagcccctgctccgcTCTTTCCTGCTCAACACCAACATGGTCTTCCAGCCCAGTGTCAAGTCCCTGCTGCAG GTGCTGGGTTCTGTGAAGAATAAAATTGAGAGCTTTGCGGCCTCCCAGGAGGACTTCCCAGCACTGCTATCCAAAGCCAAGAAGTACCTCATTGCCCGTGGCAAGTTGGACTGGGCTGAAGGCCCTGCAGCAGGACCTGCCCCCCGCCGCTCTGATCCCTTAG TGAAGAGCCGGAGGCCGTCCTTGGGGGAGTTGCTCCTGCGGCATGCACACAGTCCAACCAGGGCCCGGCAGGCGGCACAGTTGGTTCTTCAGCCTGGGAGAGACGGCGCAGGACTTGGCCTAGGTGGGGGCTCCCCTGGGGCTTCAACTCCAGTTCTGCCCCCTCGGGGTGGGGCCCCAGAGCGCCAAGGTGAGGCTCTGCGAGTCAAGAATGCGGTCTACTGTGCAGTCATTTTCCCTGAGTTTCTCAAGGAATTGGCTGCCATCTCCCAAGCCCATGCTGTCACCTCGCCTTTCTTGTTGGATACTTCAGAGGAGGGATCTGGCCCTCCTGTCTCAGGCTTCGGGCCCCTCAATCCTTAA